The following is a genomic window from Flavobacterium crassostreae.
CCTTTAATATTCTGCGAGTATGAACGTCTATTATAGATAGTAAATAAGCGTTTTTACCTACCTTTGGGATCCAAACCATCTTAATATCCATTTCTAAACATTCAAAAGGTTTAGTGGTTTTAACTTTTCTATATTTTACAAATTTACGACCAGAACCACTCCTGTTTATTCGGTTTTCTAGTTTCAACAAACCCTCTTCTCTCATAATTCGATACAACTTTTTAGGATTAATTAAGTACCCCTCTCGTTGTAAATAGGAAGTCATTAAACGGTAACCGCAGTCAATAAACTCATTACTTAAAACATCTTTAACAGATTCAACAACAGTATCTTGACTTACATATCCTTGATGTTTATTAAAGGTAAATTCACTAGGTTTAATACCTTTCTTACCTGAGCTTGGTCTTCTATAATAACTACTTTGAACCATGCCTACCATAGCAATAATTTTAGTTTTACTAATCTTATGTTTACTATAAAAACTATCTACTAAATCTTTCTTGGATCGGATGTCCCAAACTTTTTTTTTAAAAGTTCACGCCCGATTTCTAATTCGATTTCCTTGTTAGCTAATAATTTGCGTAGAATTCTGTTTTCTTCCTCAGCTTGCTTTAGCTCTTTACTACTAGTGTCATAAGTTACTTTTAAACCTGCTTCTCCCTGCTTCTCGTGTTTCTTCTTCCAGCTATACAAAGTGCCAGTGCTAAGGCTGTATTTACGGCAGGTTTCAACGGCTCCTAATTCTTCTGAAAAGGATAGGATTTCTAGCTTTTCTTCTAAACTCCATTTCTTGTATTTCATATCTCAAATGTACTATTTGAAATTTAAAATATCACTCCGAACTATTAAGGGGCTAAAATATATCAGCGTGACGTAAAAAATTAAATGAGTGTAATTTGTTCCTTACAAAGTGATTATCCAAATAAGAAAAATCTCGGATTTAAATCTTAAAAAAAATCAATAAGGAAAATTAAAAAGCTGAAATAGAGTGATTTGTTTTTTAAAGAGTGAGTATCTAAATAAAAAAAATCTCGTATTTAAAGCCAAAAAATGTTTGCATTTTTAGGTTTGGGGAGAAAAAACCAGCCCATAACAATCGTCTTAACTAATTTGCAGATTCTGTGGAATTACCGTTTTTAATTGTATATTCGTTATGAAGAAAAACATCCGTATCCAAAGCCTGCAAACTAGTTAAGGCGAGAACGTTGGTGGCAATTTTAGACCGCGTCGCATCAACAAACAAAATTTTACATTAAAAGATGAAACATTTTTTTCTAATACTTTTTTCATTTCTGACAACCCTTTCATTTGGACAAATTCCAAACAAACTAACACCAACAGACAAAGTTTTTGGCCTTTCAAAATTTTGGCAAGAAGTGAATTATAACTTTGTTTATCTTGATAAAGTTGATAGAACAATGTGGGACAATCGCTATCGTGAACTAATTCCTATTGTGCAAAACACCAAAAATGATTATGAATATTATCGTGAACTTCAAAAATTCTGTGCTTTATTGAAAGATGGACACACGAATGTGTACTTTCCAAAGGGTATTGAACAAATGAATACAATGTTTGGAGAGTATCGTATTTTTATTGAAAACATTGATGGAAAAGCAATTATAGTAAGAACAAATTTTAGTAAAAAAGATGAAATCCCTTTTGGAAGTGAAGTAATAGAAGTTAACGGAATAGCAACCAAAAAATATATTGAGGAAAATTTAGCACCTTATATTTCTTCTTCAACAGACTATGTATTAAAAGATTGGAGTATCGGAAGATTACTAACGGGTTTAGATGGAGAAACTTTCAAGATAAAAATAAAAAAGCCAAACAATAAAATCTTAGAACTTAATCTTACCCATAAAAAGACAGAAGAAAAAGAAGTTTATCCAGCATTTGAACCTGACAGACAACTTTT
Proteins encoded in this region:
- a CDS encoding IS3 family transposase → MVGMVQSSYYRRPSSGKKGIKPSEFTFNKHQGYVSQDTVVESVKDVLSNEFIDCGYRLMTSYLQREGYLINPKKLYRIMREEGLLKLENRINRSGSGRKFVKYRKVKTTKPFECLEMDIKMVWIPKVGKNAYLLSIIDVHTRRILKDFFSFSIKQNKVIALLSDLFLEYQYPENVVIRSDNGSQFIAKRVREYLGLIGVQQEFTHVATPEENAHIEAYHGILKKEVFQRVDYRTFGEIELILKRYVIFYNNTRLHGLLGRITPIEKWNQDKHLILMKKLTA
- a CDS encoding transposase; the encoded protein is MKYKKWSLEEKLEILSFSEELGAVETCRKYSLSTGTLYSWKKKHEKQGEAGLKVTYDTSSKELKQAEEENRILRKLLANKEIELEIGRELLKKKFGTSDPRKI